The Pelobates fuscus isolate aPelFus1 chromosome 2, aPelFus1.pri, whole genome shotgun sequence genome has a segment encoding these proteins:
- the RNF146 gene encoding E3 ubiquitin-protein ligase RNF146 yields the protein MAGCGEVSHSTNMLPTNKKLGEPCSSGAPSLTVPECAICLQTCVHPVSLPCKHIFCYLCVKGASWLGRRCALCRQEIPEDFMEKPTLLSPEELKSASRGNGEYAWYYEGRNGWWQYDERTSRELEDAFTKGKKNTEMLIAGFLYVADFENMVQYRRNEHGRRRKMKRDIVDMPKKGVAGLRLDCDAANVNAARESSADGADNLAALGATSGQPTAVLPVRPLTSLGGQPTSPLLPHTDGNTQLENSFSQLQIGDVSGRNNIGEGEEGLPLPGVRVPVPDAAVDDPESDENSDQDVSSLRLNAFGVPQRLSLIGATQPSTDHTSAGALGAQNVSVRSRRPDGQCTVTEV from the coding sequence ATGGCTGGTTGTGGTGAAGTTAGCCACTCTACAAACATGCTGCCCACAAATAAGAAACTGGGCGAGCCCTGTTCCAGTGGCGCACCCTCTCTTACAGTGCCTGAGTGTGCTATCTGCTTACAGACCTGCGTTCACCCAGTCAGTCTTCCTTGCAAACACATATTCTGCTATCTGTGTGTAAAGGGGGCTTCATGGCTTGGAAGACGTTGTGCGCTGTGCAGGCAAGAAATCCCAGAGGACTTCATGGAGAAGCCAACATTGTTGTCCCCAGAGGAACTGAAGTCTGCTAGTCGAGGAAATGGGGAATATGCCTGGTATTATGAGGGCAGAAATGGGTGGTGGCAATATGACGAGAGGACAAGCAGGGAGCTTGAAGATGCATttacaaaaggcaaaaaaaacacagagaTGCTGATTGCTGGCTTTCTTTATGTCGCAGACTTTGAAAACATGGTACAGTATAGACGCAATGAACATGGACGCCGTAGAAAAATGAAAAGAGACATTGTAGACATGCCAAAGAAAGGTGTTGCTGGGTTGCGGCTAGACTGTGATGCAGCCAATGTTAATGCAGCACGAGAGAGCTCAGCTGATGGTGCAGACAATCTCGCTGCACTTGGAGCTACGTCAGGCCAGCCCACTGCAGTGTTACCTGTAAGGCCACTTACATCCTTGGGTGGTCAGCCTACAAGTCCACTTCTACCACATACTGATGGAAATACTCAACTGGAGAACTCCTTTTCACAACTTCAAATTGGAGATGTATCTGGAAGAAATAATATTGGGGAAGGTGAGGAGGGCCTTCCACTACCTGGTGTCAGGGTGCCAGTTCCTGATGCTGCAGTGGATGACCCTGAATCAGATGAGAACAGTGACCAAGATGTTTCTTCTCTGCGATTGAATGCATTTGGTGTGCCACAGAGACTTTCATTAATAGGTGCTACTCAACCCTCCACAGACCATACATCTGCAGGAGCTCTGGGTGCACAAAATGTAAGCGTGagatccagacggcctgatggacAATGCACAGTGACCGAGGTCTAA